The genome window ATACCTAATTCCTTTGTTTCAACTGTAGAATCCTATCATTGCCTTTTCAAATTGAAGGTCTTCATTTTCAAGAACATGGTATTGTAAGGCTGACCTTTATGGATTAGACCTTTCCGTAAAGCAGTGTTTGCTTACAAGAATAAgtcctactttttaaattttctgtcattttcatATTCATTATAATTgtaaaaatcagttttattttaatgatatcaTTTTTAGTATTGTCTAAGCCATATTCAAGCTTTACGCTGAAGATTGCcacatgtaagtaaaataaaaattaattatgttcCATTGTAACCCTAAAGGTTAAAACAGCATAGTAACTTGTAAGttcatttaagaaaaatttaataacTTGTATAAAGGAATGCTACTagtttatttgagttaattttatatccatccattttactgaagttgtttatcagttgtagaagTTCTCATATATAATTTTTGGAGTCATGTatgaatactatcatatcattttcaAATAGTGATAGCttgacttctttgccaatttgatcttcttgtcttactgctctagctaaaaATTCtactactatattgaataaacatggggagagtgggcatccttgtcttaaACCTGATTTTAGagagattgcttcaagtatctctcaatttaatttgatattggctgttggttttctgtaaattgcttttattatgtttaggtatggaccacgatttcctgatctctccaatgctttttttttaattggatattttatttatttacatttcaaatggcaccccctttcctggtttcccttctgcaaaccccatatcccatccccccttaccctgcttctatgaatgtgctctcccacctacccaatcctgcctcactgccctaccatttctctacactggggcattaagcctttaCAGGATCAAggtgctcccctcccattgatgccagataaggccccttaagctccttcagttcttcccctaatttCTCTACTGGGGTTCCTctgttcagtctgatggttggctgtgagcatcaacaTCTCtattgtcaggatctggcagagcctttcagaagacagctatatcagcctcctgtcagaaatcacttcttggcatcagcaatggtgtCTGGCTTTGGTGTATGCATGGGGGCtggatcccaaggtgggacaGTCCCTTGAAggcctttcctctgtctctgctcctttatttgcccctgtatttcctttagacaggagcaattctgggttaaaattttggagatgggtgggtggccttaCCCCTCAACTgggggggccatgcctaacctctggatatggtctggAGACTTTTCATATGAAGGGGTATTGTACTTTGTCAAATgtgttttcagcatctaaggagatgatcatgtgattacttttctttgagttcgtttatatagtggattacataaTGAATTtcgtatattaaaccaaccttgcattcttgggataaagcctacttggtcatggtgtatgattgttttgatgtgttcttgggtttggtttccaagaagtttactgaatatttttgcattgatattcataagcgaaattggttggaatttcttttttttgggggggggggatgttccttgtgtggcttaggtatcagaggaatcgtagcttcatagaatgaattaggtagtgccccttctgtttttattttatggaatattttgaggaatattAGTATTAGctctcctttgaaggtctggtagaattcttcactaaagccatctggcccagggctttttttgtttgagaggtctttttaatgacttctatttccttaagggatatgagcctgtttagatagttcacctgctcttgatttaactttaataatataataactgcattattataaaaatagttACATTTTCTTAGTGTTAAATTTACTTCAAATTTTACAAGActgtttacatttattatatttgataGTGACAGTTATCAAGTAAATAAAAGTGTTTTTGtaatgatcatttaaaaaaaaaaaacaaaaacactgacaCTTTAAGAGAacaataatctcaaaaaaaaaaaaaaaaccccacaaaattgcCAAATTGTTCCCTAAACTAAGCAGATTAAACATGATTAATGAATGAGTTTgggttttataaagaaaaagcaaatggaTTGGACAACNNNNNNNNNNNNNNNNNNNNNNNNNNNNNNNNNNNNNNNNNNNNNNNNNNNNNNNNNNNNNNNNNNNNNNNNNNNNNNNNNNNNNNNNNNNNNNNNNNNNNNNNNNNNNNNNNNNNNNNNNNNNNNNNNNNNNNNNNNNNNNNNNNNNNNNNNNNNNNNNNNNNNNNNNNNNNNNNNNNNNNNNNNNNNNNNNNNNNNNNNNNNNNNNNNNNNNNNNNNNNNNNNNNNNNNNNNNNNNNNNNNNNNNNNNNNNNNNNNNNNNNNNNNNNNNNNNNNNNNNNNNNNNNNNNNNNNNNNNNNNNNNNNNNNNNNNNNNNNNNNNNNNNNNNNNNNNNNNNNNNNNNNNNNNNNNNNNNNNNNNNNNNNNNNNNNNNNNNNNNNNNNNNNNNNNNNNNNNNNNNNNNNNNNNNNNNNNNNNNNNNNNNNNNNNNNNNNNNNNNNNNNNNNNNNNNNNNNNNNNNNNNNNNNNNNNNNNNNNNNNNNNNNNNNNNNNNNNNNNNNNNNNNNNNNNNNNNNNNNNNNNNNNNNNNNNNNNNNNNNNNNNNNNNNNNNNNNNNNNNNNNNNNNNNNNNNNNNNNNNNNNNNNNNNNNNNNNNNNNNNNNNNNNNNNNNNNNNNNNNNNNNNNNNNNNNNNNNNNNNNNNNNNNNNNNNNNNNNNNNNNNNNNNNNNNNNNNNNNNNNNNNNNNNNNNNNNNNNNNNNNNNNNNNNNNNNNNNNNNNNNNNNNNNNNNNNNNNNNNNNNNNNNNNNNNNNNNNNNNNNNNNNNNNNNNNNNNNNNNNNNNNNNNNNNNNNNNNNNNNNNNNNNNNNNNNNNNNNNNNNNNNNNNNNNNNNNNNNNNNNNNNNNNNNNNNNNNNNNNNNNNNNNNNNNNNNNNNNNNNNNNNNNNNNNNNNNNNNNNNNNNNNNNNNNNNNNNNNNNNNNNNNNNNNNNNNNNNNNNNNNNNNNNNNNNNNNNNNNNNNNNNNNNNNNNNNNNNNNNNNNNNNNNNNNNNNNNNNNNNNNNNNNNNNNNNNNNNNNNNNNNNNNNNNNNNNNNNNNNNNNNNNNNNNNNNNNNNNNNNNNNNNNNNNNNNNNNNNNNNNNNNNNNNNNNNNNNNNNNNNNNNNNNNNNNNNNNNNNNNNNNNNNNNNNNNNNNNNNNNNNNNNNNNNNNNNNNNNNNNNNNNNNNNNNNNNNNNNNNNNNNNNNNNNNNNNNNNNNNNNNNNNNNNNNNNNNNNNNNNNNNNNNNNNNNNNNNNNNNNNNNNNNNNNNNNNNNNNNNNNNNNNNNNNNNNNNNNNNNNNNNNNNNNNNNNNNNNNNNNNNNNNNNNNNNNNNNNNNNNNNNNNNNNNNNNNNNNNNNNNNNNNNNNNNNNNNNNNNNNNNNNNNNNNNNNNNNNNNNNNNNNNNNNNNNNNNNNNNNNNNNNNNNNNNNNNNNNNNNNNNNNNNNNNNNNNNNNNNNNNNNNNNNNNNNNNNNNNNNNNNNNNNNNNNNNNNNNNNNNNNNNNNNNNNNNNNNNNNNNNNNNNNNNNNNNNNNNNNNNNNNNNNNNNNNNNNNNNNNNNNNNNNNNNNNNNNNNNNNNNNNNNNNNNNNNNNNNNNNNNNNNNNNNNNNNNNNNNNNNNNNNNNNNNNNNNNNNNNNNNNNNNNNNNNNNNNNNNNNNNNNNNNNNNNNNNNNNNNNNNNNNNNNNNNNNNNNNNNNNNNNNNNNNNNNNNNNNNNNNNNNNNNNNNNNNNNNNNNNNNNNNNNNNNNNNNNNNNNNNNNNNNNNNNNNNNNNNNNNNNNNNNNNNNNNNNNNNNNNNNNNNNNNNNNNNNNNNNNNNNNNNNNNNNNNNNNNNNNNNNNNNNNNNNNNNNNNNNNNNNNNNNNNNNNNNNNNNNNNNNNNNNNNNNNNNNNNNNNNNNNNNNNNNNNNNNNNNNNNNNNNNNNNNNNNNNNNNNNNNNNNNNNNNNNNNNNNNNNNNNNNNNNNNNNNNNNNNNNNNNNNNNNNNNNNNNNNNNNNNNNNNNNNNNNNNNNNNNNNNNNNNNNNNNNNNNNNNNNNNNNNNNNNNNNNNNNNNNNNNNNNNNNNNNNNNNNNtcttcaaatttccccttttctttagcagacatggtcttccacctctctgagcacttcttggagaactctgagaagttgacagaagcatccgggtgcttcttcttgtgctcctcccggcaggtttgcacaaagaatgcatatgaggacattttgcctctcgacttcttaggatctcctttgcccatgtttatttagttgattttcctccgcgAGGCACAGAGTCGCCCAGTGCCCGTCCGGCTCGCGCTTGCCCCAgtgctgtctctatggagctcaatgtactgcaatggctgtcgtaatgatcattttttaaagtcatgacatgcaataaaatgacatatttgACATCACCCAGGTACATAACAAGTGGTCATTGTATAGACTCAAACTCATAtcttctaataaaaatgtttgatgAATATTTCATCCACAATGGACACTGGAAAAACAGTGAAGTTAACCTTATAATCATAATGGATAGGAAATAAGCAATGTATAAAACCACCAAAGAAATCATTGGAAGTTAAACAGAACTCTCATGTGAAGCTAGGAAGAATAAAAAAGTCTCTATCCTATTAAGAAGTGATGGCTTACTTTGAGTgatgtagtctctctctctctctctctctctctctctctctctctctctctctctctctctttctctctctctgtgtgtatgtgtgtgtgtgtgtatgtgtgtgtgtgtgtgagagagagagagagagagagagagagagagagagagagagagagagagcactcttTCTCCTATCGGTCTTTCTCTCATTTGTCCATGAAGTATATATTACCTATCTAGCAACCAGTATGTCTACAGCATAAATTCTCTAAAATTTGCTATGCCATTCATCTACTTGCCTTTCTCATCATTTGTTTGACATAATAACATACCAGGAACAAGACTGAAACTAAGGGATTAAATGAAGAAAGCAATGATATTGTAGTTTTAGAAATTGAAAAGGAAgtaattacaatttaaaatataaagaatagaTAGTAATTTTTCAAATAGAGTCATAAATTCCATTCAGTGTGAAGCAATTTGGAAAATAATGTGGTCTTTTTAATGGCTTAACCATCTGTGAACTGAACAACATGTAATACacatggaatttatttttatttttgtgtattatttGAGCACATGCAAGGACTTTGTTCCCCATCATCACTCATAGCATGTTCAGCTAATTTTTGTCAGGTTGTAGAAACAAAGTCTCCAGTCATCAAGTGGTTGCTTTCATTGAAATAAGGAACTCTAGTTAGcattcaaaaataaacacataccaAATTCAGTGCAAAAGTACAAACAGCTCAATAGGAAATGTGGAGCCAGTAAATTACTACACAACTGGCATCTCCATTTTATTGCAACCATTAAGTTATTTGAGCAACTCCAGATGTTTCAAGACTTCTGGTAGACTTGAGGTAATTCTCTTGGCTATCATGCAGACTTCCTGAGTAGATCCTCAGGATGGGCATTGATGAGAATATCTGTTGTAGTCAGAGAACAAGAAAATTAGGTATTTGAGGTATTCAAGTTCTCCCAAGATCCCTTGCTCTTGCCTATGTTAACATTTCTTTCCACTTCATCATTTTCAAAAAGCTTTATTAAATCTCTAATTAAAGATGGCAGAATATAAGGtcccaaatatataaaaactggGAAGTAGTATTAGGCAGGGATAGACTCACTTCtacactttttatttacttttttgtttttaatttaacttgCTTGTTCTTAAGCAAGTGCTTAAGCAAGGGGACATTCATATAATTGTTCTCCAGTGACATAAAGACTGTCATTCTCCTTGGTTGATTTTGGTAGTGGAATTTCAGATAGATCAGTGCTTCTCAAATATCTTAATtctttgaccctttaatacagttcttcatgttccAAGTGATTGTCATTGACTAAATGTCATTAGGCAgtatttttggtgttttaatttcCTTGATGTAAAAGGAACTTTTGTTCatctgatgtaattgttgtctcagagggTTATTGCTTCCATCTGCTGACTtaggcctagttctggaagcATCTAGCTTCCCTACAATCTAATCTAGCTCTAGAATGTTTGCAGCCTCTGAGGCTCACTCaaaataagctcaccctttttagttctttttgaAGTCAGTCTATCTGGTTCatctcagctattctggctcaaactcatCTCCAAGGTCATTCAAACTGGGTTTTGTCAGCTTCTCAATGAACTTCAGAATTTCATATCTTTAAATCTGTGATCTACAAAACAATACTAGTTACTGTTATAATCCCATTAGTCTTAGGCGTTTACATGTATCACCTCTTATAATGTGACACTGTTAATGCTTCTTTGGGTAATTACTCATGATTTCTACTTTGACAAAGTTctaatttttttgagtttttacaCATCTATAGTAATAGTTACAAAAGCAAATTTTATTCAGTTTACTAAGttgtaagttttattatttatcattaaaaaGGTAGctgaaataaagtaatttttataaaatattaaaattctattattttgcAGCAATGAGAAGCAATGTTAGACAATGAAGATGCTCAGTCACAAAGCATGTTGCTCTCTAAAGAAGCCACAGAATGATTTGACCTGGAGCTGATTGCTACCACGTGGCTCCATCCCCACATAGTGCTGCGAGAGAGTTAGCCTCCCAGGggtgcagacaagcctgtgagcttagataaaaccatccaggatctaaaaatgaaaatagaaacaataaagaaatcataaagtgAGACATCCCTGGTGATAGAAAACCAGGGTAAGAAATCAGGACTCataagcatcacaaacagaattacaagagatagaagagataatctcaggttcagaagatacTATAAGTTGACCCaatcatcaaagaaaatgcaaaatgcaaaaagctcctaaccccaaacatccaggaaatccaggacacaatgagaaggccaaacctatggataataggtataaaagagagtgaagattccaaagtcaaaggaccagtaaatatcttcaacaaaattataaaagaaaaNNtacctaacctaaagaaagagatgcacataaacatacaagaagcctacagaacgccaaataaattggaccacaaaagaaattcttcctttaGATAATAgtcaaacaccaaatgcacaaaacaatttTTACCTGCCAAGAGTGAGGATGACTATGGGTCACTCTTCTTCCAGTATAGTAGCACACTGTACAACTTAGCCATGGAAGCTGTATGAAAGAGTTCAGCAGTTCAATCTGCACATACTGTATGAAAGAGTTTAGCAGGGGCAAGAATGAAAAAGACCTGAGTACAAGTTGCTTCATGAGACATGTGAGGCGGGCACACCCCACCAAGCTCATTCAAGAAAATGGAAGTCTATCAGCAGggtcctccttttcccctccctctcttttgctTCCACCCCAGCCTGCAGAGGTGGGAGACCTGAGCACTGTGCTCTCNTCTNTCAGACTTGTCCAGAAAATGGCTCCNGAGAGCCCATCCCCTGACCAAATAGTGGAAGAGTCTGTGACTGGAGNCTCTTCTGAAGAGGTGTCCTCCGATGTGTCTGTCACTGAGAAGTACAGCAGAGAGGAGGCCTTGGCAGGCTCCTCCCCCAACCTCTCCATGCTCCATTATGACGACACTTCAGAAACCATGGCAGACAGAAACCTTTCCCTTCCCAAAAGCACATCTGGGTCCAGGAGGAGGTCAGCCGTCTGGAAGCACTTCTACTTGTCACCCCTCGATAGCTCCAAGGCTGTGTGTCCACTGTATGAATGAGTTCAGTAGAGGCAAGAACGGGAAGGACCTGGGCACAAGCTGCCTCATCAGGCACATGTGGAGAGCACATCGCTCCATTGTACTGCAGGAGAATAGGGGCAACAGGCATCCCACCATTGTACCCTCTGCCCCCAACCCTGCTGCCTGCCCTGCTGCCCCCAGAAGGGGATCTCAACCCCGCATCATTGTCTCCAGGCAAACAAGTCAAAGAGTCGCCTTCTGCCTCCTCATCCCCAGACAGGCTTCCTGAGGACCTGTCATCACACACTAATCCTGGGGATGTGTCCCGGGAAGATGTGTCCATGTTGTCATCCTCTGATGACTTGGGGGAGGCCTCTGTAGTGTCCTCTCCAGAGAAGCAGCCAGCAGACATGGTAAATCCAAGGTTTGAATCAGGCACTGTCTTCCAGCAGAATAAGAAGGTGATGAGAAGACTGAAGTCGGAAGTCTGGCATCACTTTTCCCTGGCCCCCATGGACAGTCTCACAGCAGTGTGCCGGTACTGTAGCTGCATTGTTAGTcgggggaagaagggagatgtTGGCACCAGTTGTTTGATGCGACACCTGTACAGATGTCACCCTGAGGTGGTTGGGAACCAGAAGGACTTTCTGGGTGCAAGTTTGGCAAACTCTCCATATGCCACTTTGGCTTCTGCAGAAAGCTCCTCCAAATTAACTGACTTGCCAGCAGTGGTAAGAAAAAACCATCANGGTGTGTTTCCTACTAATAGCAAGAAGACCTCAAAGCTGTGGAATCACTTTTCTATTTGTTCAGCAGACTCAACAAAGGTGGTGTGCCTGCACTGTGGCCGGACCATCAGCAGGGGCAAGAAGCCNACTAACCTGGGcaccagctgtctcctgagacatCTGCAGCGGTTCCATGGCCATGTACTCAAGAATGCCATCTCAGAGGCCACTCTGCCCCATTCTCCAGGCAGCCGGAGGCCTCTGGACATAGAGCTCTCAGGGCCTTCCTCTTTCCGTGACTCCACAGAGAAGTTCTATGACTCTCATGCAGTTGCCAAAAAAATCACAAGTCTCATAGCTGAAATGATTGCACTTGACCTTCAGCCATACTCCCTTGTCGACAACGTTGGCTTTAACAGGCTGCTCGAATACTTGAAACCTCAGTACTCTTTACCCTCCCCTTCCTACTTCTCTAGAACAGCTATCCCAGGTATGTATGACAATGTGAAACAGGTAATTATGTCACATCTGAAGGAAGCTGAGAGTGGTGTGGTTCACTTCACCTCTAGAATATGGATGAGTAGCCAGAGTCCTGAATACCTGACCCTTACAGCTCACTGGGTCACCTTTGCATCCGCTGTCCGACCACATTGTGAGGACCACCTTTGCTCAGCACTTTTAGATGTGTCACAGATGGACTGTGGCTATAGTGGAAATAGCATTCAGAAGCAGCTGGAGTGTTGGTGGGAAGCCTAGGTGACTTCCATTGGCCTTCAGATTGGCATCTCTGTCACTGACAATCCAAGCATAGGGAAGATGCTGAGTGAGGGTGAACACTCAAGTGTGCAGTGCTTCAGTCACACAGTGAATCTGATTGTGAGTGAGGCTATCAAGAGCCAGAGGATGGTGCAGAACTTACTGAGTATTGCCCAGAAGCTGTGTGAGCGGGTCCATGGGTCACCCAGAGCAAGAGAGAAGTTAGCAGAACTGCAGAAAGAGTACAAGCTGCCACAGCACCAGCTGATCCAGGATGNACCGTCTAAGTGGAGCACATCGTTCCACATGCTTGAACGTCTGATTGAGCAGAAGAGGGCAGTCAATGAGGTATCCATTGAGTGTAACTTTAGAGAATTGATCAGCTGTGACCAGTGGAAGGTCATGtagtctgtgtgccatgtgctgAGACCNTTTGATGCTGCAAGCCGAGAGATGAGTGCCCACATGTCCACGCTGAGCCAGGTCATCCCCATTATCCACATCCTCAGCAGGAAGGTGGAGATGCTGTTTGGGGAGACCATGGGCATTGACACCATGCTTAAGTCCCTGAAGGAAGCCATGGCAAGCTGCCTGTCTGCCACCCTCCATGACCCCAGGTACATCTTTGCCACACTGCTGGACCCTCGCTACAAAGCTTCCCTGTTCACAGAGGAGGAGGCAAAGCAGTACAGGCAAAACTTAATCAGGGAGCTAGAAATACTGAATTCTACCTCAGAGGATACTGACACCTCCAATGGCTGTGACTCAGGGTCCCCACTTAAAGACACTGGCACAGAGGAGAGCCTGTGGTCACTCGCACAGATAACAAGGATAAAGAGTGATCAGAGAGAGAAGTTACCTGAAGACATGGTGCTTGCATATTTGGAGGAAGAGGTGCTGGAACACAGCTGTGACCCACTTACCTACTGGAACCTGAAGCGGTCATCGTGGCCTGGGCTGTCTACCTTAGCAGTCCAATTTCTGGGCTGTCCCCCAAGTACAGTCCCTTCAGAAAAGCTGTTCAGCACACCCATGGATGCTGGCAGCTTTGGCCAGCCTAGGCTCATGATGGAGCCTTTTGAAAAGCTCATCTTTTTAGAAGTGCATCTTCCTTTAATATGCTTTCAgtattgaactcagagatggaGCCACCAGACTGGAAACGAGCTTCAGAGTACCACTGTTGTACCAGGGCTGACTTGCCAGGCAGGGCCATGCAGGGCACCGGACCAGGCATCCGGGGCTACCTGCCCGTTCTCACCGTAATCTCCACACGTGCCTTACTCCTCCTTCAGGCCAGGTGTCAAGGTGCGTTTCAAGAAGACCACTAGAAACAAAGTCTTGGCAATTATGAAATAGGATGATCAGGTTTAAAACtataaaggttttttgttttgttttgaggggatAGTAATCTGTTTTATTAGAATGAAAGGAAGATGTAAACATTTTATTGTGTAGGGTTTTTATTCAGTTGTGTAACAACCACAAATCAGGtgctgtattttaattaaatattttaattgcaaCAAAACAGCTTTTGTGGCTGTTAAATGAAACCTGTAAATAGGAGGTGGAGGTTAAGCCGTCCTGACTGAACAGTTTCTAACCACAGGCTCCAAAAGTATGTCCTAGAGAGAATATTCTGGAAGCTGTTTACATTACAGAACCAGACatctgaaaacaaaactgaacttgGGCATATTATGGAGTGTCAATCACATGGCTAATTGGTCATGAGAACGTTCCCATGTCAGGTGTTGCATTCAGGTTTTACATGGTCAGTTAACTCAGAGATTTCCCNCTTATCGTGAGCCCCTTGAAATTGGATCCAAGTTTTAAAGTCANGCTTAGGACTTTACCAGTGCATGATATGACACGTTTACAACAGATGGCCTGTTGATCAACTCTCCATGCCTCTGATTTACTTTTTGCATCTCTATACAACAAAGCTATCTCATAAGAAGTATGCACTGACCCCTCACAGTTTGACCAGATATAGCTCAGATTCTNNNNNNNNNNNNNNNNNNNNNNNNNNNNNNNNNNNNNNNNNNNNNNNNNNNNNNNNNNNNNNNNNNNNNNNNNNNNNNNNNNNNNNNNNNNNNNNNNNNNNNNNNNNNNNNNNNNNNNNNNNNNNNNNNNNNNNNNNNNNNNNNNNNNNNNNNNNNNNNNNNNNNNNNNNNNNNNNNNNNNNNNNNNNNNNNNNNNNNNNNNNNNNNNNNNNNNNNNNNNNNNNNNNNNNNNNNNNNNNNNNNNNNNNNNNNNNNNNNNNNNNNNNNNNNNNNNNNNNNNNNNNNNNNNNNNNNNNNNNNNNNNNNNNNNNNNNNNNNNNNNNNNNNNNNNNNNNNNNNNNNNNNNNNNNNNNNNNNNNNNNNNNNNNNNNNNNNNNNNNNNNNNNNNNNNNNNNNNNNNNNNNNNNNNNNNNNNNNNNNNNNNNNNNNNNNNNNNNNNNNNNNNNNNNNNNNNNNNNNNNNNNNNNNNNNNNNNNNNNNNNNNNATATAATATGGAAGCTGAATAATGCTCTACTCagtaataacttggtcaagaaagaaagaaagaaagaaagaaagaaagaaagaaagaaagaaagaagagaaagagataaataaataaataaaggacctttttttttt of Mus pahari chromosome 4, PAHARI_EIJ_v1.1, whole genome shotgun sequence contains these proteins:
- the LOC110320158 gene encoding LOW QUALITY PROTEIN: zinc finger BED domain-containing protein 4-like (The sequence of the model RefSeq protein was modified relative to this genomic sequence to represent the inferred CDS: inserted 5 bases in 3 codons; substituted 2 bases at 2 genomic stop codons), with product MLTCDTNKPSDYQCFILSFDFRIQKPREEGRSGLFCGPVWGTPRPHPVLSERHIVLVWIYCLCPRPPAARPYLQLGVRDEVALNQQLRLREQSNTKCTKQFLPAKSEDDYGSLFFQYSSTLYNLAMEAVXKEFSSSICTYCMKEFSRGKNEKDLSTSCFMRHVRRAHPTKLIQENGSLSAGSSFSPPSLLLPPQPAEVGDLSTVLSSXRLVQKMAPESPSPDQIVEESVTGXSSEEVSSDVSVTEKYSREEALAGSSPNLSMLHYDDTSETMADRNLSLPKSTSGSRRRSAVWKHFYLSPLDSSKAXCVHCMNEFSRGKNGKDLGTSCLIRHMWRAHRSIVLQENXGATGIPPLYPLPPTLLPALLPPEGDLNPASLSPGKQVKESPSASSSPDRLPEDLSSHTNPGDVSREDVSMLSSSDDLGEASVVSSPEKQPADMVNPRFESGTVFQQNKKVMRRLKSEVWHHFSLAPMDSLTAVCRYCSCIVSRGKKGDVGTSCLMRHLYRCHPEVVGNQKDFLGASLANSPYATLASAESSSKLTDLPAVVRKNHXGVFPTNSKKTSKLWNHFSICSADSTKVVCLHCGRTISRGKKPTNLGTSCLLRHLQRFHGHVLKNAISEATLPHSPGSRRPLDIELSGPSSFRDSTEKFYDSHAVAKKITSLIAEMIALDLQPYSLVDNVGFNRLLEYLKPQYSLPSPSYFSRTAIPGMYDNVKQVIMSHLKEAESGVVHFTSRIWMSSQSPEYLTLTAHWVTFASAVRPHCEDHLCSALLDVSQMDCGYSGNSIQKQLECWWEAXVTSIGLQIGISVTDNPSIGKMLSEGEHSSVQCFSHTVNLIVSEAIKSQRMVQNLLSIAQKLCERVHGSPRAREKLAELQKEYKLPQHQLIQDXPSKWSTSFHMLERLIEQKRAVNEVSIECNFRELISCDQWKVMXSVCHVLRPFDAASREMSAHMSTLSQVIPIIHILSRKVEMLFGETMGIDTMLKSLKEAMASCLSATLHDPRYIFATLLDPRYKASLFTEEEAKQYRQNLIRELEILNSTSEDTDTSNGCDSGSPLKDTGTEESLWSLAQITRIKSDQREKLPEDMVLAYLEEEVLEHSCDPLTYWNLKRSSWPGLSTLAVQFLGCPPSTVPSEKLFSTPMDAGSFGQPRLMMEPFEKLIFLEVHLPLICFQY